The window ACTCGAGCGGGCGCAGGCGCGGTGGAGTCTGGGCCCGCTTACTTTGCCACACGAGCTGGCGCGCGTCGTCGTATGCGAGCAGCTCTATCGGGCGTTCACGATCCTGGCGGGCACGCCGTACCACAAGCCGTCGACGGCCTGATCCGTCGGCGCGCGGGAGATCCATGGCCGAGTGGTTCGAGGAGTGGTTTGGCGAAGAGTACCTCCAGCTCTATCCCCACCGCGACGACGCCGACGCCGAGCGCGTCGTCGGGCTCATCCGGCGGACGCTGCCGTGGCGCGATGGATGGCGCACGCTCGACGTGGCCTGTGGCGCGGGACGCCACGCGCGCGCCCTCGAGCTGGCGGGCGCGCGGCCCATCGGGCTCGACCTCTCGGCCAGCCTGCTTCGGCGGGCGCGCGAGGTGACCGACGCGTCGCTCGTGCGCGCCGACATGCGCTGGCTTCCGATCCGGGCGAGGAGCACCGATCTCACCGTAAATCTCTTCACCAGCTTCGGGTACTTCGAAGGTGACGACGAGCACGCGCGGGCGCTCGCCGCGATGGTGCGGACGGTCCGTCGCGGCGGCTGGTTCGTCCTCGACTATCTCAACGCGTCGGCGGTGCGCGCGCGCCTGGCCGAGCGCCACACGACCGGCGCGCCCCACGGCGCGGAGGCGGACCGGCGGTTGTCGGAGGATGGCCGCTTCGTCTGCAAGACGATCCGCACGCCGGACGGACGCCGGTTCGTCGAGCGGGTGCGCCTCTTTTCGCCCGCGGAGCTCGAAGCAATGCTGCAGCGCGCCGGGCTCGCCATCCGCCACCGCTTCGGTGACTACGCGGGCGCGCCCCTCAGCGACGGCGCCCCACGGACGGTGCTGATGGGGCAGATCGAGGAATCGGGGCTCAACGCCGCGGACGGCGTCTCGGGCGATGGCGCGGATGGACCGGCCCGATGATCCCGCGTCTCGTCCCCTCACCGATTTCTCCGTCAGGCGTGGACTCGCTCGCCGCCCTCGTGGATGCGCCGGCACGCGCGGGCGGGACCCGTTCGGGCGGCGTGCCGCGCGAATTGCTGCCCGCCTTCATGCGAGTGCCCGGCAACGACGCGCTGCTCGCCCGTCTGGCGACCCCGGATCTCCTGCTCGTCACCACGGGCCAGCAACCCGCGCTCTTTTCCGGCCCGCTCTACACGGTCCACAAGGCGCTGTCGACCGCGGCGCTCGCGCGAACGCTTGAAGAGCGGTGGGGGCGGCCCGTCGCCCCGGTCTTCTGGGCCGCCGGCGACGACCACGACTTCGCCGAGGCGGCTCACGCCGAGTGGCTGGCGCCCGACGGGTCGGTAACCGGCGCCGCGCTCCCGCCGCGCCCGGCGGAAGCGCCGCTCACGCCGATGTACCGCGAGCCGCTCGGCGCGGCGGTGTCGCAGGCGCTCGATGCGCTGGCGCGCGACCTCGCGCCCTCGGAGTTCCGCGACTGGACACTCGAATGGCTCGCCCGCCACTACACGCCCGATGCCACGATGGGGTCGGCGTTCGCCACGGCGCTCGCCGAGCTGCTTGCCCCGCACGGCATCGCCGTGTTCGACAGCACGCATCCCGCCGTGAAGCGCGCCGCGGCACCACTGCTGATGGACGCGCTGCGCCGCGCGGCGGCGCTCGACGGCTCGCTCGCCAAGCGGGCGCAGGTGCTGGCCCGCGAAGGACACGATGCCGGCATCGCCGCCGGCGACGGCGCAACGCTCGTGATGGTCGAGTGCCGGATGGGCCGGGACCGGCTGCTCGCGCACGAACACGGCTTCACGACCCGGCGCGGCAAGACCGTGTACGACCTCGCGCATCTCGAGGCGCTCGCCGCGCGCGAGCCGGAGCGGTTTTCGCCGAACGTACTGCTCAGGCCGGTGCTCGAGAGCGCGCTGCTCCCGACCGTGGCGTACACGGGTGGCCCGGGCGAGCTGCGATACCTCCGGCTCACGCCATCGGTCTACGAAACGCTGGGCGTGCGCCCGCAGGCCGTCGTGCCGCGCTGGTCCGGCGCCATTGTGGAGCCGCGGATCGAGCGGGTGTTGGAGAAGTTCGCCATTTCACTCCACGACCTGATGCAGCCGCCGGGTGCGCTCGAGGCGCGCCTCGTGCGCTCGCGGCTGCCGGAGGGCGTCACCGGCGCGCTCGCCGAGCTGCGCCGCGCCATCGAGGCGGGCTACGAGCCGATCGCCCGCTCTGCGGTCGAGATCGATCCCACGCTGGAGAAAACGGTGCAGGCGGCGCGGCAACACGCACTCACCGGCACGGCGGACATCGAGAAGAAGCTGGTGCAGCACCTCAAGCGGCGGGAGGAGACGGAGCTGGCCCAGATCGCGCGAGCGCGGCACGCGGTGTGGCCCAACGGCAAACCCCAGGAGCGAGTGTTGACCGCGGCGCCGTTCCTTGCCCGGCACGGCCCCACGCTGCTCGACGCGCTGATTGGCGAAATGCGCCGCTGGTACGCCGCGGCCCTTGAGGGCGCCGCGCGCCCGGCATAGACTCGACCCATGTCCACCATCGCCCTGGTCGTGGTCCTCGTCGTGGTGCTGATGATCCCGATCCTGGGCATTCTGATCGATTCGCCGCTCGCGCGGGCACTCGCGCGCCGGCTCGAGGGGCCCGAGTCCACGCCTGCCGCCATGACGCAGCTCGCGAGGAAAGTCGAGCTGCTCGAGGCCGAGGTGGACGATCTCACCCGGAGCGTGCGGACGCTCGAGGAGGAGCACCAGTTTCTCCAACGCCTGCTCGCCGAATCGCCGCGCCGCTCGACCCTGCCACCGCCCGAGACGTCCTGACCCCGCCGCCCGGGCGGTCCCGGCGTCCGGCGGCGATGGTCGCCGCGGGCATTCTGCTGAGCCGACTCGCCGGCCTCATTCGCTCGCGGGTGCTGGCGCACTACTTCGCTACCTCCGATGCGGCGGATGCGTTCGTCGCCGCGTTCCGCATTCCCAATCTCCTGCAGAACCTCTTCGGCGAAGGGGCGCTCTCCGCGTCGTTCATTCCGGTGTACGCGGCGCTGCTGGCGCGCGGCGACCGGAAGGAGGCGGACCGGGTGGCGGGCGCCGTGGGCGCGCTGCTCGCCGTCATCGTCTCGGTCCTCGTGTTGGCAGGCGTCGCGTTCACGCCGTCGCTCATCGACGCCATCGCCTACGGCTTTACCGGCGCCAAGCGCGAGCTCACCATCCGCCTGGTCCGCATCCTCTTTCCCGGCGTCGGGCTGCTGGTGCTTTCGGCCTGGTGTCTCGGCATCCTCAACAGTCACCGCAAATTCTTCCTTGCGTATTCGGCGCCGGTCATCTGGAACGCGGCCATCATCGCCACGCTGATCTGGTTCGGCGGGACGGTGGGCCAGTATCGGCTGGCCGCGCTCGCCGCCTGGGGTTCGGTGGCGGGCAGCGCGTTGCAACTCGGCGTGCAGTTGCCCGTGGTCATGCGACTCGCGCGCGGGCTCCGGCCCACGTTCGATATGGCGTCGGAGCACGTGCGGACGGTCGCGCGGAACTTCTGGCCCACCTTCGCGAGCCGCGGCGTGGTGCAGATCAGCGCGTACATCGACGCCCTCATCGCGAGCCTGCTGCCGACCGGCGCCGTGGCCGCGCTCGGCTATACCCAGATCCTGTACACGCTCCCGGTGAGCCTCTTCGGCATGGCGGTCTCGGCGGCCGAGCTGCCGGAGATGTCGAGCGCCACGGGGGAGCGCGCGGAGGTGAGCGCGTATCTTCGCGCGCGGCTCGACGGGGGGCTCCGGCAGCTCGCATTCTACATCGTGCCGTCGGCGGTGGCGTTCGCGGCGCTGGGACAGGTGCTCGCGGCCGCGATCTTTCAGACCGGCCGGTTCACGCGGTCGGACAGCTTCTGGGTCTGGGGCATCCTGGCGGGCTCGTCGGTGGGGCTTCTCGCCGGCACGATGGGGCGGCTCTACTCGTCGGCCTTCTACGCGCTGCGCGACACCCGCACGCCGCTCCGCTTTGCGATCGTCCGGGTGGTGCTCACCACGGTCCTTGGCTTTCTCGCTGCACTCCCGCTCCCGGGGCTCATCGGCATTCCGCAGCGCTGGGGCGTCGCGGGGCTCACGGCCTCGGCCGGCGTCGCCGGCTGGGTCGAGTTTCTGCTGCTCCGCCGCGCACTGGACGAGCGGATCGGCGAGACGGGGCTCGATTGGGCCTACGGCGCGCGCCTCTGGGCCTCCGCCGCGCTCGCTGCGCTCGTGGGCGGCGGCCTTGCGCTCGCCACGCCTGCCGACCTGGCGCTGCGGCATCCGGTCGGTGTAGCGATATTTGTGATCGGCGCGTACGGCCTCGTCTACTACGGGGTCACCGGCCTGCTCGGCATCCCGGAAGCGAGGCTCCTGCTCGCGCGATTCCGGCGGCGCTGACGAGGTTCGACCGTGGCGCGCCCTGACGATTGCCCCGACGTGTTCATGACCGCCCTGCCGATTCCCGATCCGCTCGCGCGCAAGCTCTACACGCTCCCCGAAGGCCCCGGCGTCTATCTCTGGAAGGACGCCGAGGGGGCCGTCGTGTACGTGGGCAAGGCAAAGCGGCTCCGGAGCCGGGTGCGGAGCTATCTCGTGGGCGAGAGTGCGGCGAGCGCCGCGGCCGCGAGCCCCAAGCTCCGGCTCCTGCAGCGGGTCATCGCCGACGTCGAGACGATCGTGGTGAACAGCGAGGCCGAGGCGCTCATCCTCGAGAACAACCTCATCAAGGAATACCGGCCACGCTTCAACGTGCGGCTCAAGGATGACAAGAGCTATCCATCGATCGCCGTCACGCTGGGCGAGCCGTTTCCGCGGCTGCTGGTGACACGTCGCCGCGACATTCCGGGCGCGCGCTACTACGGGCCGTACACCGATGTGGGCCAGCTCCGGCGCACGCTCGCCATCGTCCGGCGGCTGTACACCATGCGGAGCTGCCCCGACGACATTCCGCGCGAGCCGCGGGAGCGGCCCTGTCTCGATTATTACATCGGCCGCTGCAAGGCACCCTGCGTCGGGTGGCAGGGCGAGGCGGACTACCGCGCCATGGTGAACGACGTGGTGGACTTCCTCGAGGGCCGCACCCACGACGTGCGCCAGCGGGTGCGCGAGGCGATGCTGGCGGCAAGCGGACGGGAAGATTTCGAGCGCGCGGCCCAGCTTCGTGATGCGCTCCGCTGGCTCGAGAATCTCGAAGAGCCCGGCGCGGCCGAGGTCATCGGCACCGGCGACGCGGACGTGATCGGCTACGCCCGCGACGGCGACGACGCGGTGGGCGTGCTGCTCCGCGTGCGCGAGGGGCGCGTGGTGAGCCGCGACCACACGTTTCTCGAGGGCGTGGACGAAGAGGCCGACCCCGCGATCCTCGCCGCGTTCCTGGTGCGCTACTACGTCCCGGCCGAGGCGCGCGCGCGGCGCGTGGTGCTGCCGTTCGCACCGGAGGACTGGGACGCCATCCGCACGGTGCTCGCGGGCACCGACTGGACCATCCCGCAGCGCGGCACCGCCAGCCGATGGCGCGAGCTGGCCGACCAGAACGCGCGCCACCTGCTCGAGAGCCTTCGGATCGAGTCGTTCGAGACCGACGAGCGCGCCGAAGATCCGGTCTACGCGCTCGGCCGGGATCTCGGCCTGAGCAGCGTGCCGCGGAGCCTCGTCTGCGTGGACATCTCGCACAACCAGGGGCGCGACATCGTGGGCTCGCTGGTCTGGTTCGAGGCAGGCCGGCCGCGGAAGAGCGAGTACCGCAAGTTCAAGATCAAGGGTCTGGCGGAGCAGGACGATTTCGCGGCCATCCACGAGGTGGTGACGCGCTATCTCGCCCGCCGGCGCGACTCGAACGAGGCGCTGCCCGACCTCATGGTGATCGACGGCGGTAAGGGCCAACTCAACGCCGCGCTGGACGCGGCGCGCGCGCTCGGCTTCGACGCGCTCCCGCTCGTGAGCCTCGCCAAAAGGGAGGAGGAGATTTTCCTTCCGGGCCGCGCGGAGCCGCTTCGGCTGTCACGCCGGAGCCCCGCACTCCGGCTGCTCCAGCGGGCGCGGGATGAAGCGCATCGCTTCGGCCTCGCATACAACCGGAAGCGGCGGACGCAGCGCACACTCACGTCGGAGTTGCTCGAGATCCCCGGCGTCGGCCCCACCCGCCGGCGCGCGCTACTGGAGCGCTTCGGCAGTCTGGCCGGGGTGCGCTCGGCCACTGCGCAAGAGCTCGCGGCGGTGCCCGGGTTTTCCACCGCGCTCGCGGAACGGATTCTCGAACGGCTGCACGCCAAATCGTGACCACGCGCGCCCGTGCCTGAGCTGCCGGACGTGGTGGTCTATCTCGAGGCGCTCGAGCGGCGCATTGCCGGGCGCATGCTGGAGCAGATCCGGGTGCTGAGCCCGTTCGTGCTCCGAAGTGTGGATCCGCCGGTGGCGGCGGCGGCAGGCCGCCGGGTCATGGGACTCCGGCGGCTCGGCAAGCGCCTCGTCTGGGAGCTCGATGGCGAGCTGTTCGTCGTCATTCACCTGATGATTGCGGGGCGCCTCCGCTGGCGGCCGCGCGGGGCCAAGGCCCCGGGCCGAATGGGCCTCGCCGCGTTCGATTTCGCGGAAGGCACCGTGCTGCTCACCGAGGCGGGGACGAAGCGCCGGGCATCGCTGCACCTCGTGCGCGGCGCGGCGGGGCTCGCCGCCTTCGATCGCGGCGGCGTCGAGCCGCTCGAGGCACCCCTCGAAGCCTTTGCTGAGCGGCTCCGATCGGAGAACCACACGCTCAAGCGAGCGCTCACCGACCCGACGCTCGTGAGCGGCATCGGCAACGCGTACTCGGACGAAATTCTGCACCGTGCGCGGCTCTCGCCGCTCGCGCTCACGCGGCGGCTCGCCGACGGCGAGCTCGCCCGGCTGCACGCGGCCGTGCAGGCGGTGCTCACCGAATGGACCGGTCGGCTCCGGCGCGAGGCGGTCGATGGATTTCCCGAACGTGTCACGGCATTCCGTGAGGGGATGGCGGTGCACGGGCGGTGGCGCGAGCCATGTCCCGCGTGCGGCTCGCCGGTGCAGCGCATCCGTTACGCCGAGAACGAGACCAACTACTGCGCCACGTGCCAGACAGGCGGCCGATTGCTCGCCGACCGCGCGCTCTCGCGGCTCCTGCACGATGATTGGCCGCGCAGCCTCGACGAAATGGAGGAGCGGCTTGGCCGCTGACCCGGACTGGACCCTGCGTTGCTCGGCCTGCGATGAAACCACCGCACCCGTGGGCCTCCCTACGGTCTGCGGCCGGTGCGGGCAGCCGTGGCTGGTGCGCTACCCGTCGCGCGCGCACACCCTCGCCGACCGCGACGCGCTGCGCCAGGCGCGCGGCAGCAACAGCGCGCCGGAGGCCGACGGCATGTGGGGATTCCGGGCATTTCTCCCGCTTGCTGACGGCGAGTCGCCCATCACGCTCGGCGAGGGCGGCACGCCGCTCCTCCGCCTCGCGCGCACCGGTGAGCGCCTGGGCCTCGCGCGGCTCCGGCTCAAGGACGAGTCGGTGAACCCGACCGGCTCGTTCAAGGCGCGCGGGCTCGCCATGGCGGTGACCCGCGCGCGGCTTGGCGGCGCCGAGTCGTTCGTCGTGCCCACCGCGGGCAACGCGGGCGTGGCGCTCGCCGCGTACGCCGCGCGCGCGGGGTGCCACGCCACGATCTTCGCGCCTGCGAGCACGCCGCCCGTCATTCTCGCGCAGGTCCGGCGGTTCGGCGCCGAGCTCAACCTGCTCGACGGCCACATCGGTGACTGCGGCCGCGCGGCGCTCGCCCACGCCGAACGCACCGGCGCCTTTCCGGTGCACACGCTGCGCGAGCCCTATCGGATCGAGGGCAAGAAGACGCTCGGCCTCGAGCTGGCCGAGCAGCTCGGCTGGGGTCTGCCGGACGCGGTCGTGTATCCCGCCGGCGGCGGGACGGGGCTCATCGGGATGTGGCTCGCCTTTGCAGAGCTTATCGCGGCCGGGTGGGTGCGCGGCCCGATGCCCCGGATGTACGCGGTCCAGGCCGAAGGGTGCGCGCCCGTGGTGCGCGCGTTTGAACGCGGCGCCGCGCAATGTGAACCCTGGCCCGACCCGCGCACGGTCGCGAGTGGCCTCCGGGTGCCGGCGCCGCTGGGCGGGGCGCTCATGCTGCGCGCGATGTGCGAGTCGGGCGGCGGCGCGGTCGCGGTGAGCGATGCGGAGCTCGCGGCGCAGGCCGACCAGGTATCCGCGCGCGAAGGCGTGGATGTGGGGCCCGAGGGCGGAGCGAGTCTTGCGGGCGCGGCGGCGCTCCGCGCGCGGGGAGACATCGAGCCGGACGAAACCGTGATCGCATTCAACACCGGCGCGGGCTGGCTCTATCGCTCGTGAGCATGCAATCCCTCGCGCGAGCGTGGACGGGTGCATAGGGGACTGTATATTCAGATGTCATGCCTCAGAGCCGGTTCGCCATTCTGGACCCCGCCGCAGGGATCAGCGGTGACATGCTGCTCGGCGCGCTGGTCGCGGCGGGCGCGCCCGAGGCATGGCTCACCGGCCTGCCCGCGCGGCTCGGGTGTCCCGAGGTGTCGGTGGGGATCACGCAAGTAGAACGGTGTGGGGTACATGCGGTGAAGGCCACCGTCCGACTTCCGGGCGGCGAGGTCGAGGCCCCCGCCGCGCCGCACCGTCCCACCCGCTCCCATTCACACCCTCACCCGCACAAGTCCAAGCCCGCCGCCAACCACGCGCACGGCCCGCATCGCCACGTGGGAGAGTTGCTCGCGCTCATCGAGCGCGCACCGCTCTCGACCTGGGTCAAGGAGCGGGCCGGCGCTGCATTCCGATTGCTGGCGGAGGCGGAGGGGCGGGTGCACGGCGTGCCGGCGGAATCGGTGGCGCTGCACGAGGTGGGTGCGCTCGATGCGCTCATCGACATCGTCGGCGGGGTCGAGGGATTCGAGCAGCTCGGCGTGCGCGACGTGTACCATCGCGCGGTGGCGGTCGGTGAGGGATGGGTGCACGCGGCCCACGGCATCATTCCGGTGCCGGCGCCGGCCACTGCGGTGCTGCTCGAAGGCCTAGAGGTGGCGCCCAACGGCCCGGTGTCGGGTGAGGCCACGACGCCCACCGGCGCGGCACTCCTCCGCGCGCTGTCGTCGGGTCCGCCGCCTGCGCGGTGGCGGGCCGTGTCCGCCGCCAACTGGGGCGCCGGCGGCCGCGACCCGGCGGAGTACCCCAACGCGCTCCGCCTCATTCTGGCCGAGCCGGCGCACGAACTCGGTGAGGTGGTGGTGCTGTCTACCGACCTGGACGACCTGAGTCCCGAGTATCTCGATCCGTTGCGCGAGGCGTTGGTGGCGGCCGGCGCGCTGGACGTGCAGACGTGGCCCACGCAGATGAAGAAGGGCAGGACGGGGTTCCGCGTCGAGGCCGTCGTTGCGCCGGCCGACGTCGACCGCGCTGCCGAGGCCTTCTTCCGGCACAGCACGACGGCCGGCGTGCGGCGCACGGGTGCGGAGCGGGTGACGCTGCCGCGGCGCGAAGTCCGACTCGACGTGGCCGGTGGCGGGAGCGTGCGGGTCAAGTTGCTCGACGGTCCCGACGGGCTCCGCGCCAAGCCGGAATACGACGACGTGGCGGCGGCCGCGCGACGCGCGGGACGTCCCGTGCACGAACTGGCAAGGGAGTTGCAAACCCGCGCCCTGACCCTGGCCGGGGCCGATCGGCCCGCGGCAACGGCGCGCGACACCACGACGAAGGAGCCGTGACGAGTGACGACTGAGAGGCAAACATCACGCGCGTGGTCTCCGGCGGCGCTCAACGCCGCCGGCATCGCGCTGGTCGCATTGGCGCTGCCGATGCTGGCCGTACCCGCGCGCGCGCAGACGCCGTCGGGCGGCAATGCCCGTGTGATCGCCGCGATGAAGAAGCAGGGCGGGGCCTCGGCGCTCCCCGCATGCAAGGAGGGCATTGCACCCGGCGGCCGGGTCCAGGACGGTCTCCGCGCGCTGCAGTCCGACAAGTTCGGTGAGGCCGCGCAGCGGCTCGCCGAGGCGACAAAGCGCGAACCGGAGAACGGTGGTGCATGGCTGTACCTCGGGCGCGCCTACCTCTACGAGGGCGACCTCGCCGGCGCCGACTCTGCGTTCACCAAGGCGGAACAGCTCGCGCCCGCGTGCAAGGAAGACATACTGCGCTACCGCCAGGCCGCGTGGGTGCCGCTGGTGAACGACGGCGTGGACTTCGTCAAGGCGAACCAGAGCGACTCCGCGTTCGTCGTGTTCCGGGCGGCCAATACGATCTACCGCGGCCAGCCGAACGCGTTCGCGGGATTGGGTGTGATCTACGCGAACCGCGGTGAAACCGACAGCGCCATCACCTACCTCAAGAAGGCGGTCGAGGTGGCGGCGGCGGACAGCATGGTCGAGGAGCGCAACAACTCCACGCTCAATCTCGGCATCATGGAGACCAGGGCCAAGCGCTTCGACGACGCGATCGCGACGCTCGAGCGGTACCGCACCTGGGTGCCGAACGACACGACCGCGGCAAAGACCCTGGCCCAGGCGTACCGGGCCGCCGGCAAGGGCGACAAGGCCGCCGCGCTGGAGAAGCAGTTCGGCATCGCGCCCACCGAGGTACCCGGGGGTGACACGAAGGACCTCGCGAGCAAGGGCATCGCGCTCTTCACCGCGGGAAAGTTCGCGGAGGCGGCGGACGTGTTCGGGCAGGTGTTCGAGAAGCAGCCCTTCAACCACGACGCGCTCGTCAACCAGGCGACGGCCTATTACAAGGCAAAGGACGGTTCCCACCTGGTCGAGGCCGCGACCAAGCTCGTGGCACTGGAGCCGCTCAACGAGATCGGCCTCGAGCTGCTGGAGCAGGGCTACAAGGAGACCCATCAGACGGACAAGCAGATCGCCACGGTGGCGCGGCGCCGGGCGCTTCCGGTCAAGATCGAGAGCAAGGGCGTCAAGATCAGCCCGACCAGCCTGGAGCTCTCGTTCACGGCCACCGGTCACG is drawn from Gemmatimonadales bacterium and contains these coding sequences:
- the larC gene encoding nickel pincer cofactor biosynthesis protein LarC; the protein is MPQSRFAILDPAAGISGDMLLGALVAAGAPEAWLTGLPARLGCPEVSVGITQVERCGVHAVKATVRLPGGEVEAPAAPHRPTRSHSHPHPHKSKPAANHAHGPHRHVGELLALIERAPLSTWVKERAGAAFRLLAEAEGRVHGVPAESVALHEVGALDALIDIVGGVEGFEQLGVRDVYHRAVAVGEGWVHAAHGIIPVPAPATAVLLEGLEVAPNGPVSGEATTPTGAALLRALSSGPPPARWRAVSAANWGAGGRDPAEYPNALRLILAEPAHELGEVVVLSTDLDDLSPEYLDPLREALVAAGALDVQTWPTQMKKGRTGFRVEAVVAPADVDRAAEAFFRHSTTAGVRRTGAERVTLPRREVRLDVAGGGSVRVKLLDGPDGLRAKPEYDDVAAAARRAGRPVHELARELQTRALTLAGADRPAATARDTTTKEP
- a CDS encoding DNA-formamidopyrimidine glycosylase family protein; this translates as MPELPDVVVYLEALERRIAGRMLEQIRVLSPFVLRSVDPPVAAAAGRRVMGLRRLGKRLVWELDGELFVVIHLMIAGRLRWRPRGAKAPGRMGLAAFDFAEGTVLLTEAGTKRRASLHLVRGAAGLAAFDRGGVEPLEAPLEAFAERLRSENHTLKRALTDPTLVSGIGNAYSDEILHRARLSPLALTRRLADGELARLHAAVQAVLTEWTGRLRREAVDGFPERVTAFREGMAVHGRWREPCPACGSPVQRIRYAENETNYCATCQTGGRLLADRALSRLLHDDWPRSLDEMEERLGR
- a CDS encoding threonine synthase — translated: MIGRAASTKWRSGLAADPDWTLRCSACDETTAPVGLPTVCGRCGQPWLVRYPSRAHTLADRDALRQARGSNSAPEADGMWGFRAFLPLADGESPITLGEGGTPLLRLARTGERLGLARLRLKDESVNPTGSFKARGLAMAVTRARLGGAESFVVPTAGNAGVALAAYAARAGCHATIFAPASTPPVILAQVRRFGAELNLLDGHIGDCGRAALAHAERTGAFPVHTLREPYRIEGKKTLGLELAEQLGWGLPDAVVYPAGGGTGLIGMWLAFAELIAAGWVRGPMPRMYAVQAEGCAPVVRAFERGAAQCEPWPDPRTVASGLRVPAPLGGALMLRAMCESGGGAVAVSDAELAAQADQVSAREGVDVGPEGGASLAGAAALRARGDIEPDETVIAFNTGAGWLYRS
- the bshC gene encoding bacillithiol biosynthesis cysteine-adding enzyme BshC; the protein is MIPRLVPSPISPSGVDSLAALVDAPARAGGTRSGGVPRELLPAFMRVPGNDALLARLATPDLLLVTTGQQPALFSGPLYTVHKALSTAALARTLEERWGRPVAPVFWAAGDDHDFAEAAHAEWLAPDGSVTGAALPPRPAEAPLTPMYREPLGAAVSQALDALARDLAPSEFRDWTLEWLARHYTPDATMGSAFATALAELLAPHGIAVFDSTHPAVKRAAAPLLMDALRRAAALDGSLAKRAQVLAREGHDAGIAAGDGATLVMVECRMGRDRLLAHEHGFTTRRGKTVYDLAHLEALAAREPERFSPNVLLRPVLESALLPTVAYTGGPGELRYLRLTPSVYETLGVRPQAVVPRWSGAIVEPRIERVLEKFAISLHDLMQPPGALEARLVRSRLPEGVTGALAELRRAIEAGYEPIARSAVEIDPTLEKTVQAARQHALTGTADIEKKLVQHLKRREETELAQIARARHAVWPNGKPQERVLTAAPFLARHGPTLLDALIGEMRRWYAAALEGAARPA
- the uvrC gene encoding excinuclease ABC subunit UvrC, translated to MARPDDCPDVFMTALPIPDPLARKLYTLPEGPGVYLWKDAEGAVVYVGKAKRLRSRVRSYLVGESAASAAAASPKLRLLQRVIADVETIVVNSEAEALILENNLIKEYRPRFNVRLKDDKSYPSIAVTLGEPFPRLLVTRRRDIPGARYYGPYTDVGQLRRTLAIVRRLYTMRSCPDDIPREPRERPCLDYYIGRCKAPCVGWQGEADYRAMVNDVVDFLEGRTHDVRQRVREAMLAASGREDFERAAQLRDALRWLENLEEPGAAEVIGTGDADVIGYARDGDDAVGVLLRVREGRVVSRDHTFLEGVDEEADPAILAAFLVRYYVPAEARARRVVLPFAPEDWDAIRTVLAGTDWTIPQRGTASRWRELADQNARHLLESLRIESFETDERAEDPVYALGRDLGLSSVPRSLVCVDISHNQGRDIVGSLVWFEAGRPRKSEYRKFKIKGLAEQDDFAAIHEVVTRYLARRRDSNEALPDLMVIDGGKGQLNAALDAARALGFDALPLVSLAKREEEIFLPGRAEPLRLSRRSPALRLLQRARDEAHRFGLAYNRKRRTQRTLTSELLEIPGVGPTRRRALLERFGSLAGVRSATAQELAAVPGFSTALAERILERLHAKS
- the murJ gene encoding murein biosynthesis integral membrane protein MurJ, with product MVAAGILLSRLAGLIRSRVLAHYFATSDAADAFVAAFRIPNLLQNLFGEGALSASFIPVYAALLARGDRKEADRVAGAVGALLAVIVSVLVLAGVAFTPSLIDAIAYGFTGAKRELTIRLVRILFPGVGLLVLSAWCLGILNSHRKFFLAYSAPVIWNAAIIATLIWFGGTVGQYRLAALAAWGSVAGSALQLGVQLPVVMRLARGLRPTFDMASEHVRTVARNFWPTFASRGVVQISAYIDALIASLLPTGAVAALGYTQILYTLPVSLFGMAVSAAELPEMSSATGERAEVSAYLRARLDGGLRQLAFYIVPSAVAFAALGQVLAAAIFQTGRFTRSDSFWVWGILAGSSVGLLAGTMGRLYSSAFYALRDTRTPLRFAIVRVVLTTVLGFLAALPLPGLIGIPQRWGVAGLTASAGVAGWVEFLLLRRALDERIGETGLDWAYGARLWASAALAALVGGGLALATPADLALRHPVGVAIFVIGAYGLVYYGVTGLLGIPEARLLLARFRRR
- a CDS encoding tetratricopeptide repeat protein: MTTERQTSRAWSPAALNAAGIALVALALPMLAVPARAQTPSGGNARVIAAMKKQGGASALPACKEGIAPGGRVQDGLRALQSDKFGEAAQRLAEATKREPENGGAWLYLGRAYLYEGDLAGADSAFTKAEQLAPACKEDILRYRQAAWVPLVNDGVDFVKANQSDSAFVVFRAANTIYRGQPNAFAGLGVIYANRGETDSAITYLKKAVEVAAADSMVEERNNSTLNLGIMETRAKRFDDAIATLERYRTWVPNDTTAAKTLAQAYRAAGKGDKAAALEKQFGIAPTEVPGGDTKDLASKGIALFTAGKFAEAADVFGQVFEKQPFNHDALVNQATAYYKAKDGSHLVEAATKLVALEPLNEIGLELLEQGYKETHQTDKQIATVARRRALPVKIESKGVKISPTSLELSFTATGHEARDDKDKLIKPAPVTLTFEMMGPDGATLATQDVTVPPLKADATQDFTVDAKANGINAWRYKAK
- a CDS encoding methyltransferase domain-containing protein, producing MAEWFEEWFGEEYLQLYPHRDDADAERVVGLIRRTLPWRDGWRTLDVACGAGRHARALELAGARPIGLDLSASLLRRAREVTDASLVRADMRWLPIRARSTDLTVNLFTSFGYFEGDDEHARALAAMVRTVRRGGWFVLDYLNASAVRARLAERHTTGAPHGAEADRRLSEDGRFVCKTIRTPDGRRFVERVRLFSPAELEAMLQRAGLAIRHRFGDYAGAPLSDGAPRTVLMGQIEESGLNAADGVSGDGADGPAR